The Trichoderma asperellum chromosome 6, complete sequence region ccAGTCATCGCACTTCACATCCTCATacttcctctcctccccctccgCAACAACCACCACGCTGCACGTCTCATGCAGCCCAAACCCCCAAAAGAACGGAATGCTCACCCGCTCGCTGCCGCTGTAATTCCTCGCCCGGTGCACCGTGCTCACGTACGCGTCGTTGGTGATGCGCTGCATGCAGTCGCCCAGGTTGACCACCAGCGTGCCGTCGACGGGCCTCGCGCGGAGCCACTGGCCCTGCTTGTTGAGGACTTGCAGCCCGCCGTGCGAGTCTTGCCAGAGGATTGTGAAGAGCTGGAAGTCTGTGTGAGAGCCAATCGAGACTCTCtccccatcaccaccatcatcgtGATCCTGTAGTACCGTAGTAGTAGCCTTTTGTGTAATAGGCGGATAGTAATTCAGCCCATACGACGCATCCGGATACCTCACCTTCTCATCAAACATGCCCTCTTCCAGCCCCAGCGACAGCGCGAAGCACCTCGTCAGCGCCCTCGCCAGCTTCAAGCACTCCCCAATGTGCCTCACCATGGTCTCCTTCAGCCTCGGAAAGTTGCTCGTCTGTTCCCACGGATAGTCCTCATTgtgcagatgctgcttcaCCTCCTCTGGTATATCCTTAATCCCATCCTCCCCAACCGTAGGATCATACCGCGGGTCGTAGAGATACGAAAACGACTCCCGCACATCAATCCCCTCATACGGGTTCAATCGCTGCGTGTCCGGCGCCCTATATCCGTTATCCCATCTCGCATTCTCATACGTCGCCCTCATCTTGGTCTCCATGTCCTGTCGGAAAAAAGCCAGACACGCCTCGTAGGCATCCTGCGTCACGTCCTCGGGAATTCCATGGTTCTTGATGTAGAAGAAGCCCATGTTCCGGGCCGCAGCGCGCACTTGCTGGGCGACGGCCTGGCGCTCGCTGAGAGACGGGCTGAAGATGGGCGAAATGTCGATGATGGGGATTTCAGAGGGCAGAGCATCGCGAAGGGGCGATTTCAGGACCGTTCGCGTGATGATGCCGTtgggcgaggcgaggcgcAGCTGCGTCGTTGCGGCTGTTTCCGTTGCCATTGCTGTATCAAAGTTGATTGCGTGATGTCTTATTCATGAATCTGTAATATTACTTGATTAAGCCTTGGAAGCCTTGGAAGCCGCTGAACAAGGAAACAAGCGATGCTATTTGTTCAAAAGTCCATTTCTGCAgattaagaaaagaagagccgATATCAATACCCACCCATTGATCAAGATGCGGGGGATGCCTGCCTTATCTACGGAGAGTGCCGATCTAGACAGCTACTGCAGATGCATCTCCACAGTCCGTATCTCTCCACTTACTGGCTAAACAATATCCGTCAAATGAGAAGATATCATATCACAAACTTcccaaaaaagagaaattgaaAGCAACGATTTCTCTCCCCATTTTATTGTGCAGCCAGCAAGTCCGCAGCAATTCCAGCTGCCCAGGAACAATTTCCCTATTCGTCCAAATCTTGTCCATATATACTTCTGGCTCTCAGACACATGCACAGTAGAAAAGGAAACAATTCACGGGTCAATTCTTGAATTCATCTGTAAAACCCCGGAATCCCAAACCCAAAACCGAAAAACAAACCAGACCAACAAATACTCAAACAGACCAAACAAAAAACCACTTTGGTATCTTTTTCCCCCAAAACGcctttccccccttcccctccCTTCCCTTACCTCCCCAAACTCCAAGCAAATGCAAAACAAAAggggttttttttcctccgCTTCCTCCTttggctggagctgatggGAGCCCTGAGGCTCAACCACCGTTTCCAAACACTCAACCGGTACTGAAAAGGGAACCTTGCGGCTCAACCTTTCTTTCCCAGGCTGCGTGTTTGGTGCTCGGATGGGAATCTTGCGACTCAACCATCCCACCCTTCCCCATGACCGGCACTGAGAGATGACAGGAACTCTTGCGAGCTCAACCATCACCTCTCAGGCGCTTCCCCGAGGCCAAGAGCAACGGGAGCCTTGCGGCTCAACCATTACTTTCGGCTCCGGGTCGACGCACGGGTCGCCCGCTTCGGAGCGGGGGT contains the following coding sequences:
- a CDS encoding uncharacterized protein (EggNog:ENOG41); this translates as MATETAATTQLRLASPNGIITRTVLKSPLRDALPSEIPIIDISPIFSPSLSERQAVAQQVRAAARNMGFFYIKNHGIPEDVTQDAYEACLAFFRQDMETKMRATYENARWDNGYRAPDTQRLNPYEGIDVRESFSYLYDPRYDPTVGEDGIKDIPEEVKQHLHNEDYPWEQTSNFPRLKETMVRHIGECLKLARALTRCFALSLGLEEGMFDEKVRYPDASYGLNYYPPITQKATTTVLQDHDDGGDGERVSIGSHTDFQLFTILWQDSHGGLQVLNKQGQWLRARPVDGTLVVNLGDCMQRITNDAYVSTVHRARNYSGSERVSIPFFWGFGLHETCSVVVVAEGEERKYEDVKCDDWVRRRIEGMLELGKLEESVEES
- a CDS encoding uncharacterized protein (TransMembrane:1 (i107-126o)); protein product: MVELARVPVISQCRSWGRVGWLSRKIPIRAPNTQPGKERLSRKVPFSVPVECLETVVEPQGSHQLQPKEEAEEKKPLLFCICLEFGEVREGRGRGERRFGGKRYQSGFLFGLFEYLLVWFVFRFWVWDSGVLQMNSRIDP